In a single window of the Chitinophagales bacterium genome:
- a CDS encoding Na(+)-translocating NADH-quinone reductase subunit A, which translates to MSFNLPSARFSFTSILLFFSAVLAAQDNKVNNIFENYLNEIVLGILGVTVLLVLFVVYMVADKLLKISSEKAKSDAGQKSEDESPSVLPALNEILPGNNEYPHLNGVKPFKLKKGHDIKIRGRAIKEVSEDYFPSSYAVKPKDFVEMIPIPKLAVEVGAEVKAGDHIYFDKRRPEIFYTAPVSGEVAEVIRGEKRSINEIVILADKEVKFREFEKADPNTLDKKTITEKLLDSGCWPFIKQRPFNFVADPEEKPKAIFISGFDTAPLSANLNFTLQGESKAFQAGIDALRKLTDGKVHLSLDAKRKPCDTFENVQNIEKHYFEGPHPAGNVGIQIHHIDPIAKGEIAWTVGAQEVVFIGRLFLEGRFNTQKLVAVAGPKVKNPSYIRTFPGANLEELINKQVDEENVRIISGDVLTGKKVASKGFLGLFNNLISVIEEGDQYEMFGWLIPSYARPSISPTFPWTLFPNEEFDVNTNTHGEARALVVTGQYEQVLPMNIYPVHLLKAIMANDFELMEGLGIYEVVEEDMALCEFVCTSKTNVQEILREGLDYMYEQS; encoded by the coding sequence ATGAGTTTCAACTTACCTTCAGCTCGATTTTCTTTCACAAGTATTTTGCTGTTTTTTTCAGCTGTGCTCGCTGCCCAGGATAATAAAGTAAATAACATCTTTGAAAACTACCTCAATGAAATTGTATTGGGCATTCTTGGCGTCACAGTTTTGCTCGTGCTATTTGTAGTGTATATGGTAGCGGACAAATTGCTGAAGATATCCTCTGAAAAAGCCAAAAGCGATGCAGGACAAAAAAGCGAAGATGAATCCCCGTCTGTACTTCCTGCTTTAAACGAAATATTGCCCGGCAACAATGAATATCCACACCTCAATGGAGTAAAGCCATTTAAACTGAAAAAGGGACACGATATTAAAATCAGAGGCAGAGCAATCAAAGAAGTTTCTGAGGATTATTTTCCATCAAGCTACGCAGTTAAGCCCAAAGATTTTGTCGAAATGATTCCTATTCCAAAGCTCGCAGTAGAAGTTGGAGCAGAAGTGAAAGCTGGAGATCATATATATTTCGACAAAAGAAGGCCTGAAATTTTTTATACTGCACCTGTTAGCGGTGAAGTGGCAGAAGTGATCAGGGGAGAAAAACGCTCTATAAATGAAATTGTCATTCTTGCAGATAAGGAAGTGAAGTTCAGGGAATTCGAGAAAGCCGACCCCAATACCTTAGACAAGAAAACAATTACAGAAAAGCTTCTGGACAGTGGGTGCTGGCCTTTTATCAAACAACGCCCATTCAATTTTGTAGCCGATCCCGAAGAAAAACCCAAAGCAATTTTTATCAGTGGTTTTGATACCGCTCCACTTTCAGCTAATCTGAACTTTACGCTTCAGGGAGAAAGCAAAGCTTTTCAGGCAGGAATAGACGCTTTAAGAAAATTAACCGATGGCAAAGTCCATTTAAGTCTTGACGCAAAACGCAAGCCATGTGATACTTTTGAAAATGTTCAGAATATTGAGAAACACTACTTTGAAGGACCTCATCCGGCTGGAAATGTAGGCATTCAAATTCACCACATTGACCCAATAGCCAAAGGAGAAATTGCCTGGACTGTAGGAGCTCAGGAGGTTGTTTTTATAGGAAGGCTATTCTTAGAAGGACGTTTTAATACTCAAAAGCTGGTAGCAGTTGCCGGGCCAAAAGTTAAAAACCCTTCCTACATAAGGACATTTCCCGGAGCCAATCTGGAAGAATTAATCAATAAACAGGTAGATGAAGAAAATGTGCGCATTATCTCCGGAGATGTGTTGACAGGAAAAAAAGTAGCTTCCAAAGGATTCCTGGGATTATTTAACAATCTTATTTCAGTTATTGAAGAAGGTGACCAATATGAAATGTTTGGTTGGTTGATTCCTTCATACGCACGCCCAAGTATATCCCCTACTTTCCCGTGGACATTATTTCCCAATGAAGAATTTGATGTCAATACCAACACGCATGGTGAAGCTAGAGCTCTTGTAGTTACAGGGCAATACGAGCAAGTTCTTCCTATGAACATTTACCCGGTTCACCTACTTAAAGCCATTATGGCAAATGATTTTGAATTGATGGAAGGACTGGGCATTTACGAAGTTGTAGAAGAAGATATGGCTTTATGCGAATTTGTTTGTACATCAAAAACAAATGTGCAGGAAATTTTACGCGAAGGGCTTGATTACATGTACGAACAAAGTTGA
- the cas2 gene encoding CRISPR-associated endonuclease Cas2 has translation MIIWVLYDIEEDRARTKVAKICKQAGLYRVQYSCFLGTLNANERDSLQLEIEELINEEKDKVYIFNMNKDQLKSCAMLGQAFDEKLVSDEVKALLF, from the coding sequence ATGATCATTTGGGTGCTATACGACATTGAAGAAGACAGGGCACGGACAAAAGTGGCCAAAATCTGCAAACAGGCGGGGCTCTACAGGGTACAGTATTCCTGTTTTCTCGGCACGCTCAATGCCAACGAAAGGGACAGCCTGCAACTGGAAATCGAAGAACTCATTAATGAGGAAAAAGATAAGGTCTATATTTTCAACATGAACAAAGACCAACTGAAAAGCTGTGCCATGCTGGGACAGGCCTTTGACGAAAAATTGGTAAGCGATGAAGTAAAAGCCCTCCTGTTCTGA
- a CDS encoding four helix bundle protein: MYERKSKIEFVENMKKRTKSLAIELIRYTQKFENRKELQVINYQIVKSATSVGANYRAAFRAISEKAMYSKMKIEEEADETLFWLEILMEICPKLINETRLLHLKYNEVLSIIAKANKTMRQKFNQNKT, encoded by the coding sequence ATGTACGAGAGGAAATCAAAAATAGAGTTTGTAGAAAACATGAAGAAACGCACAAAATCATTGGCGATAGAACTGATTCGCTACACTCAAAAATTTGAAAACCGAAAAGAACTTCAGGTAATCAATTATCAAATTGTGAAAAGCGCAACCTCCGTAGGGGCAAATTACAGGGCAGCATTCAGGGCAATTTCTGAAAAAGCAATGTACTCGAAAATGAAAATAGAAGAAGAAGCGGATGAAACCCTTTTTTGGCTCGAAATCTTGATGGAAATCTGCCCAAAACTTATAAATGAAACAAGATTGCTCCATTTAAAATACAATGAAGTTTTATCTATTATAGCAAAAGCAAATAAAACAATGCGCCAAAAATTCAATCAAAACAAAACCTGA
- a CDS encoding site-2 protease family protein produces MKGSLKLGRIAGINVFVHWTFSLLLLFIIFTNIREGYNAIQVLWSLFFILSIFVTVVLHELGHALTAKKFNINTKDITLLPIGGLARLESIPEKPREEWLVAIAGPLVNLAIAFAVYFFVHIPEPDQMEAFVADGINGQNFLFLFFMVNIWLSIFNLLPVFPMDGGRIFRATLSHFINRVKATKIATRLGQLLALGFVIGGFYVNPFLIFIGLFIMFGAQAELNMVSTRYLLKDSSIGKITMQQYETLKTDDTISVAVQKLLNGTAKSFLVLENEKPIATLNRDAMIKALSESGKDTPIQDIMDTELLSFDANTPIEKVYKSMTEKGQELALIKDSENYIGVVDSENISEYIMVKNAVGGKY; encoded by the coding sequence ATGAAAGGATCACTTAAACTCGGACGAATAGCAGGCATTAATGTATTTGTACACTGGACATTTTCCCTGCTCTTACTTTTTATCATCTTCACCAATATTAGGGAGGGATACAATGCCATACAAGTATTGTGGTCTTTGTTTTTTATCCTGAGCATATTCGTTACGGTTGTTTTGCACGAGTTGGGCCATGCACTTACGGCCAAAAAATTCAATATTAATACCAAAGACATTACCCTGCTGCCCATTGGTGGCTTGGCGCGATTGGAAAGCATTCCAGAAAAACCCAGGGAAGAATGGTTGGTGGCTATAGCCGGGCCGCTGGTGAATTTGGCAATCGCATTTGCAGTTTATTTTTTTGTACATATTCCCGAGCCCGATCAAATGGAAGCATTTGTAGCAGATGGCATCAACGGGCAAAATTTTCTTTTCCTTTTCTTTATGGTCAATATCTGGCTCTCCATTTTCAATCTTCTGCCCGTTTTTCCAATGGATGGTGGCCGGATTTTCCGCGCTACTTTGTCGCATTTTATCAATAGGGTAAAGGCCACGAAAATCGCAACGCGCTTGGGGCAACTATTGGCACTTGGTTTTGTAATCGGAGGCTTTTATGTCAATCCTTTTTTGATTTTCATTGGCTTGTTCATCATGTTTGGCGCACAGGCGGAGCTCAATATGGTCAGCACCAGATATTTGCTAAAAGACAGTTCTATAGGGAAAATCACCATGCAGCAATACGAAACCCTGAAAACTGATGATACGATAAGTGTGGCTGTTCAAAAATTGCTCAATGGAACGGCAAAGTCCTTTCTAGTGCTAGAAAATGAAAAACCGATAGCTACGCTCAACAGAGATGCAATGATAAAAGCCCTATCGGAAAGTGGAAAGGATACGCCCATACAAGATATTATGGATACGGAGCTATTGAGTTTTGATGCCAATACGCCCATTGAAAAGGTTTATAAAAGCATGACTGAAAAAGGCCAGGAACTTGCCCTGATCAAGGACAGTGAAAATTACATAGGCGTGGTGGACAGCGAAAATATTTCAGAGTATATCATGGTGAAAAATGCGGTAGGCGGTAAGTATTGA
- a CDS encoding NADH:ubiquinone reductase (Na(+)-transporting) subunit D — MSEAATKQKESLFSKKNRRLLTDPLDDNNPITVQVLGVCSALAVTVALKPALVMALAVVAVCGFANLIIATLRNTIPSRIRMIVQLTVIASLVILVDQILKAFSYDVYKQLSVYVGLIITNCIIMGRLEAFAMANKPLPSFLDGLGNGIGYGIILVGVAFFRELFGKGELLGFKILPAGYEGNGLMLLPASAMFLIGLMIWWQRGRNEKLVDVS, encoded by the coding sequence ATGAGTGAAGCAGCAACAAAGCAAAAAGAATCCCTTTTTTCTAAGAAAAATCGAAGGTTATTAACTGACCCCCTCGATGATAATAATCCAATTACCGTTCAAGTGTTGGGCGTATGTTCTGCACTCGCAGTTACGGTGGCATTAAAACCTGCATTGGTAATGGCTTTAGCTGTAGTTGCAGTTTGTGGCTTTGCAAATCTTATTATTGCAACATTGCGCAATACTATACCCAGCAGAATTAGAATGATCGTTCAATTGACCGTAATTGCCTCGCTGGTTATTTTGGTTGACCAGATATTGAAAGCCTTTTCATACGATGTTTACAAACAATTATCAGTGTATGTTGGTCTGATCATTACCAACTGTATTATCATGGGAAGATTAGAAGCCTTTGCTATGGCCAACAAACCACTCCCCTCTTTTCTCGATGGGTTGGGCAATGGAATTGGCTATGGAATTATATTGGTTGGCGTAGCTTTTTTCAGGGAATTGTTTGGAAAAGGAGAATTATTAGGTTTTAAAATATTGCCTGCCGGATATGAAGGCAATGGTTTAATGCTGTTGCCCGCATCTGCTATGTTTCTTATAGGTTTAATGATCTGGTGGCAACGCGGTAGAAATGAGAAACTGGTTGATGTTTCATAA
- a CDS encoding calcium/sodium antiporter — protein MQIIMEIILLIIGFGVLIKGADWLVEGGSALAKRYHIPDLAIGLTIVAFGTSMPELVVNVFAAYQSHSDIVFGNVIGSNNFNLFAILGIAGIISPLVVQSSTVWKEIPLSFLAALLLFILVSPFLFAEGNVLSRIDGVVLLIMFSLFLFYVYKQLKTDDTPKLIQYKGLSTIKTWSYIVLGLLFLVLGGRLVVVNAVEIATNLGISETIVGLTIVAAGTSLPELATSVVAAIKKNNDIAVGNIIGSNIFNVLLILGVSALIRPISYNIRFNQDLYLLGVGTILLFMAMFFGKKHKLDRWEAAILLAIYIGYTIYLINYK, from the coding sequence ATGCAAATAATAATGGAAATAATATTGTTGATAATTGGATTTGGAGTGCTTATTAAAGGAGCCGATTGGCTTGTAGAAGGCGGTTCAGCATTGGCTAAAAGATACCATATCCCCGACCTTGCAATTGGTTTGACCATTGTCGCTTTTGGCACTTCCATGCCCGAATTGGTTGTCAATGTTTTTGCGGCTTATCAGAGCCATTCTGATATTGTATTTGGAAATGTAATCGGAAGCAATAATTTTAACCTTTTTGCAATTCTTGGAATAGCCGGGATAATTTCGCCATTAGTTGTTCAGTCAAGTACAGTTTGGAAGGAAATACCTCTGTCATTTTTGGCCGCCTTATTGCTTTTTATACTTGTAAGCCCCTTTTTGTTTGCAGAAGGAAATGTCCTTTCACGTATTGATGGAGTTGTTTTACTGATAATGTTTTCTCTTTTCCTCTTTTATGTTTACAAGCAATTAAAGACTGATGATACCCCGAAATTAATTCAATACAAAGGATTATCAACAATCAAAACCTGGAGTTATATAGTTCTTGGATTGCTATTTTTAGTTTTAGGAGGAAGGCTGGTCGTTGTCAATGCTGTTGAAATTGCAACAAATTTGGGAATCAGCGAGACCATTGTTGGATTAACCATAGTCGCGGCAGGTACTTCTTTGCCCGAACTTGCTACTTCAGTAGTAGCTGCAATTAAGAAAAACAATGACATTGCAGTGGGAAACATTATTGGTTCAAATATTTTTAATGTTTTATTGATATTGGGAGTGAGTGCTTTAATCAGGCCCATAAGCTATAATATCAGATTCAACCAGGACCTTTACCTTTTGGGAGTAGGGACAATCCTGCTTTTTATGGCCATGTTTTTTGGTAAAAAGCATAAGCTTGATAGATGGGAAGCGGCCATTTTATTGGCAATATACATCGGCTACACCATTTATTTGATTAATTATAAATAG
- the nqrC gene encoding NADH:ubiquinone reductase (Na(+)-transporting) subunit C yields the protein MQRNSNSYTIIYAAVLTVVIAVSLSLAATGLQERQKNNVRIATQTDILKSVGKADVENPGEFFENNVRPIVINHKGEEVTEKPDGSPLVATEIELKAQRKKPEEDRYYPLFIYEYDGEKSYILPLSGSGLWDEIWGYIALEEDYNTVAGVSFDHKAETPGLGAEIKDNDEWAGQFIGKKVMDNGKFVSVEVVKGEIKEPEHQVNSISGATVTSNGVSDMIYRINQYLPFFEKQKPQS from the coding sequence GTGCAGCGTAATTCAAATTCATACACAATAATCTATGCTGCTGTATTAACAGTAGTAATAGCCGTTTCACTTTCACTTGCAGCTACAGGCTTGCAGGAAAGACAAAAAAACAATGTCAGGATTGCCACACAAACCGATATTCTAAAATCGGTAGGAAAAGCTGATGTAGAAAACCCAGGGGAATTTTTCGAGAATAATGTCAGGCCAATCGTTATCAACCACAAAGGAGAAGAAGTAACTGAAAAACCAGACGGATCACCATTGGTAGCTACTGAAATTGAACTAAAAGCACAGCGTAAAAAACCCGAAGAAGACAGGTATTATCCCTTATTCATTTATGAATATGATGGTGAGAAATCCTATATTCTTCCATTAAGCGGCAGTGGATTGTGGGATGAAATATGGGGCTATATAGCACTTGAAGAAGATTACAATACAGTTGCAGGAGTATCCTTTGACCACAAAGCAGAGACGCCCGGGCTTGGAGCAGAGATCAAAGACAACGATGAATGGGCAGGTCAGTTCATAGGCAAAAAAGTAATGGACAACGGTAAATTTGTTTCTGTGGAAGTCGTGAAAGGTGAAATCAAAGAACCTGAACATCAGGTGAACTCTATTTCAGGTGCAACAGTTACGAGCAATGGGGTTTCTGATATGATCTACAGAATCAATCAGTATCTGCCTTTTTTTGAAAAACAAAAACCTCAATCATAA
- a CDS encoding 2-hydroxyacid dehydrogenase: protein MKIAIYSAKPFEINALKKANATEAHELKFISEALRENTVELANDCTGLAAFSNDDLSAKVLNLLKKAGIKYLTLRSTGYDHIDLPHAKKLGMRVAYVPEYSPYSIAEHSVMLMLALNRKVLLANKRLRQFNFELDPLIGFDMNGKTAGIIGTGKIGGIVAKILHGFGCKLLAYDIEENPKLSEKYGVKYCKLDELLNSSDIVSLHCPLNDNTRNLIDAAAFAKMKKGSMLVNTSRGAVIDTEAAIGAIDNGTLAYLGLDVYEKEKGLFFYDHSNKKINDPLFEKLLSYDQVLITGHQAFLTQTALRNIAETTLHNLSCFEEGKDCENELKE, encoded by the coding sequence ATGAAAATAGCAATATATAGCGCAAAGCCATTTGAAATCAATGCATTGAAAAAAGCTAATGCTACAGAAGCGCATGAATTGAAATTCATTAGCGAAGCACTAAGGGAAAATACCGTAGAATTGGCCAATGACTGTACAGGACTCGCTGCCTTTTCGAATGATGATCTTTCTGCCAAGGTGCTGAATCTCCTTAAAAAAGCGGGTATAAAATACCTCACCCTGCGCTCTACCGGCTACGATCATATTGATTTGCCCCATGCCAAAAAACTGGGCATGCGCGTGGCATATGTCCCTGAATATTCGCCCTATTCCATCGCAGAACACAGCGTAATGCTAATGTTGGCGCTCAATAGAAAAGTCTTGCTGGCCAATAAAAGATTGCGGCAGTTTAATTTCGAGCTCGATCCATTGATTGGATTTGACATGAACGGCAAAACCGCTGGAATCATAGGTACAGGGAAAATCGGAGGAATAGTGGCGAAAATCCTGCATGGCTTTGGCTGTAAATTGCTGGCCTATGATATTGAGGAAAATCCAAAGCTCAGCGAGAAATATGGCGTAAAATATTGTAAACTCGATGAATTGCTAAATTCCTCTGATATCGTGAGCCTTCACTGCCCATTGAACGACAATACAAGAAATTTAATAGATGCTGCTGCTTTTGCCAAAATGAAAAAGGGCAGCATGTTGGTCAATACTTCCCGTGGTGCGGTAATAGATACCGAGGCAGCAATTGGGGCAATTGACAATGGCACTTTGGCTTATCTCGGGCTGGATGTTTACGAAAAGGAAAAAGGCTTGTTTTTTTATGACCACTCTAACAAAAAAATCAATGATCCTCTTTTTGAAAAACTTTTGAGCTACGATCAAGTATTGATCACAGGCCATCAGGCCTTCCTTACCCAAACAGCACTGCGCAATATTGCTGAAACCACGCTACATAATTTGTCCTGTTTTGAAGAGGGGAAAGATTGTGAAAATGAGTTGAAGGAATAA
- the cas1 gene encoding CRISPR-associated endonuclease Cas1, whose protein sequence is MQIFINTYGTYLHVKDDMFKIKVREEKKDAAKIEHVAAHKVSSIVMSKGSALSTDAIALALKNNIDIVVVENNGHPMGRFWHSKLGSTVKIRKRQLEVSLNSDGLKWVKNWLLKKLENQSDFLQDLKKHRSQLHAQLDEKSGAIVDFSKKIKECEAATVAEIAESLRGWEGSAGRQYFSALSLCMPDEFAFSGRSYRPAKNPFNAMLNYAYGILYSRIERSLMLAGLDPYVGFMHRDDYNTKSLVFDFIEPYRIYAERFVFRLFTGKKINKKFFGEWQGGVSLNEEGKAFFVTPYLDYLDSEKIRYSGRNQTRMNALQMEAHKFANELIEKEKVDEGMAE, encoded by the coding sequence ATGCAAATATTCATCAATACCTACGGCACTTATTTACATGTAAAAGACGACATGTTTAAAATAAAAGTAAGGGAGGAAAAGAAAGACGCTGCAAAGATCGAACATGTGGCCGCGCACAAGGTCAGTTCCATTGTTATGTCCAAAGGCTCCGCCCTGAGCACCGATGCCATTGCCCTGGCCCTGAAAAACAATATCGATATTGTTGTAGTGGAAAACAATGGCCACCCCATGGGTAGATTTTGGCACAGTAAATTGGGCAGCACGGTAAAAATCCGCAAAAGACAACTAGAAGTTTCCCTCAACAGCGATGGCCTGAAATGGGTAAAAAATTGGCTCTTGAAAAAATTGGAAAACCAGAGCGATTTTTTGCAAGACCTGAAAAAACACCGCAGCCAACTGCATGCTCAACTGGATGAAAAATCGGGAGCTATTGTTGATTTCAGCAAAAAAATAAAGGAATGCGAAGCGGCTACCGTTGCAGAAATTGCCGAATCATTGCGGGGTTGGGAAGGATCGGCAGGCCGCCAATATTTTTCCGCACTTTCACTTTGTATGCCCGATGAGTTTGCCTTTAGCGGCAGAAGCTACCGCCCCGCAAAAAACCCATTCAATGCCATGCTCAATTATGCCTATGGCATTCTTTATAGCCGGATTGAACGATCACTGATGCTTGCCGGGCTCGATCCCTATGTGGGCTTTATGCACAGGGACGACTACAATACCAAAAGCTTGGTTTTTGATTTTATCGAACCCTACAGAATCTATGCAGAACGCTTCGTATTCAGGCTTTTTACGGGAAAGAAAATCAACAAAAAATTCTTTGGCGAATGGCAGGGAGGTGTTTCGCTCAATGAAGAAGGGAAAGCATTTTTTGTAACGCCCTACTTGGATTATCTGGACAGTGAAAAAATTCGCTACTCTGGCCGCAACCAAACACGGATGAACGCCCTGCAAATGGAAGCGCATAAATTTGCGAATGAGTTGATTGAGAAGGAGAAAGTGGATGAGGGAATGGCTGAGTGA
- a CDS encoding NADH:ubiquinone reductase (Na(+)-transporting) subunit B, protein MSKNPLRTILDKLEPIAAKNKFAHTLHDGISTFLFQPNLVTQSGTHIKDGMDLKRTMVHVVLAMQLCLIHGMVNIGHQHYAAMGMYPGLTEGLIPKIVYGLLQLLPIIVVAHVVGLGIEFAFAAKKGHAIEEGFLVTGMLIPLIVPPDIPLWMLAVATAFAVIIGKEAFGGTGMNVLNVALTARVFLFFAYPTEISGDKVWVSYDYNFLHQGASALFGDFLHIKDNLALVDGFSGATPLALAAEGGWGAVTEQYSISEMFWGFIPGSVGEMNKPAILLGAGMLIASGIGSWRIMLSMFIGAASMGLLMNGLALNPFMEVPVHYHFIMGSFFFAMAFMATDPVTATGTNTGKWIYGFLIGVIGMIIRVLNPAYPEGWMLAILLLNVFAPLIDNYVIQANISRRLSRAA, encoded by the coding sequence ATGAGTAAAAACCCTTTAAGAACTATTCTGGACAAACTGGAGCCGATTGCAGCAAAAAACAAATTTGCACATACGCTGCATGATGGTATTTCTACCTTTTTGTTCCAACCCAACCTGGTAACCCAAAGTGGCACACATATCAAGGATGGCATGGATTTAAAACGAACAATGGTGCATGTGGTTTTGGCCATGCAATTGTGCCTGATTCATGGGATGGTGAACATCGGACATCAGCACTATGCAGCAATGGGTATGTACCCTGGACTTACTGAAGGACTTATTCCTAAAATAGTTTACGGTCTCTTACAGCTTCTGCCAATAATAGTAGTAGCACATGTAGTGGGGCTGGGCATTGAGTTTGCTTTTGCTGCTAAAAAAGGCCATGCTATTGAAGAAGGCTTTTTGGTCACCGGAATGTTGATTCCATTGATTGTTCCACCGGACATTCCACTATGGATGCTTGCTGTGGCTACTGCTTTTGCAGTAATAATTGGTAAAGAAGCTTTTGGAGGTACCGGAATGAACGTACTGAATGTGGCATTAACAGCGAGGGTATTTCTATTCTTCGCATATCCCACAGAAATATCGGGTGACAAGGTCTGGGTTTCCTACGATTATAATTTTCTACATCAGGGAGCATCGGCACTTTTTGGAGATTTTCTGCATATAAAAGACAATCTCGCACTTGTAGATGGGTTCTCAGGAGCCACCCCACTAGCATTGGCAGCAGAAGGTGGCTGGGGAGCTGTCACAGAACAATATTCCATTTCTGAAATGTTTTGGGGCTTTATACCCGGTTCTGTAGGTGAAATGAACAAACCTGCTATACTTTTAGGTGCAGGGATGCTTATTGCTTCAGGAATTGGAAGCTGGAGGATTATGCTCTCAATGTTTATTGGTGCGGCCTCTATGGGTTTATTAATGAATGGACTGGCACTCAATCCATTTATGGAAGTTCCGGTTCATTATCATTTTATAATGGGCAGTTTCTTTTTTGCAATGGCATTTATGGCAACCGACCCCGTAACCGCAACAGGCACGAATACCGGAAAGTGGATATACGGATTTCTAATTGGAGTAATAGGCATGATCATCAGGGTTTTAAACCCGGCCTATCCTGAAGGATGGATGCTCGCTATACTACTATTAAATGTATTCGCACCATTGATTGATAATTATGTAATTCAAGCAAATATTTCAAGGAGGTTAAGTCGTGCAGCGTAA
- a CDS encoding CRISPR-associated endonuclease Cas6 produces the protein MNKSISITKISFPEIKLKTRDAHKLRGYFGNLFKEHSPVLHNHYADGQFRYKYPVVQYKVLSGIPVLVGINEGAELLPQLFLKTKQLQLDGQSYPIHSKNIEHHVVETGYSNQLHEYQFDTLWMALNQKNHQAYIQMKDPNEKTAMLNSILIGQVLSFFTNIDLQLKADERLMAKVEVQEKSTKFKDNTMKAFSGKFVLNALLPNGIGIGRSVSRGFGSIRKLS, from the coding sequence ATGAACAAATCAATCAGCATTACCAAAATCAGCTTTCCGGAAATCAAACTTAAAACTCGCGATGCACACAAATTGCGTGGCTATTTTGGAAATCTGTTCAAAGAACATTCACCCGTTTTGCACAACCACTATGCAGATGGACAATTCAGGTACAAATATCCTGTCGTGCAGTACAAAGTCCTCAGCGGCATCCCCGTTTTGGTCGGCATTAATGAAGGTGCTGAATTACTGCCCCAACTATTTCTAAAAACAAAACAACTACAGCTCGATGGACAAAGCTACCCCATTCATTCAAAAAATATTGAGCATCATGTAGTGGAAACAGGCTACAGCAATCAACTGCACGAATACCAGTTCGACACGCTTTGGATGGCACTCAACCAGAAAAATCACCAGGCGTACATTCAAATGAAAGACCCCAATGAAAAAACGGCCATGCTCAACAGTATCCTCATAGGCCAGGTATTGAGCTTTTTCACCAATATTGATTTACAGCTAAAGGCCGATGAACGATTGATGGCCAAAGTAGAGGTTCAGGAAAAATCCACCAAATTCAAGGACAATACCATGAAGGCCTTTAGCGGAAAATTTGTGCTCAATGCCCTTCTTCCCAATGGAATAGGCATCGGGCGTTCAGTGTCCAGGGGATTCGGCAGCATTCGAAAGCTCAGTTGA
- the cas4 gene encoding CRISPR-associated protein Cas4, whose product MHSFYPSQIIEYLYCPRYTYFEYVLRIPQFEEKFYKVQRGRQMHNEKLERNKNYLRKKIGVKEKWLDQYLGMPGLRGKIDEVLELEDGTFAPLDYKFAEWKDRVYETYQQQLYCYALLIEENFGEKVNRGFLVYTRSSNKIVEVPIPEESKAEIRKSMDAMLKIIGQNYYPKATKFKRRCLNCTYRNICIQ is encoded by the coding sequence ATGCATAGTTTTTATCCCTCACAGATTATAGAATATCTCTACTGCCCGCGCTATACCTATTTTGAATATGTACTGCGCATACCGCAATTTGAGGAAAAATTCTACAAAGTACAGCGGGGCCGGCAGATGCACAATGAAAAACTGGAGCGCAATAAAAATTACCTGCGCAAAAAAATCGGAGTAAAGGAAAAGTGGCTGGATCAGTATCTGGGCATGCCCGGTCTGCGCGGAAAAATAGACGAGGTACTTGAGTTGGAAGACGGTACATTCGCTCCATTGGATTACAAATTTGCCGAATGGAAAGATCGGGTTTACGAAACCTACCAACAACAATTGTACTGCTACGCCCTGCTGATAGAGGAAAATTTCGGGGAAAAGGTCAACAGGGGCTTTTTGGTTTATACCCGCTCATCCAACAAAATTGTGGAAGTGCCCATCCCCGAGGAAAGCAAAGCGGAAATCAGGAAAAGTATGGATGCCATGCTTAAAATAATTGGGCAAAATTATTATCCAAAAGCTACAAAATTCAAGCGCAGATGCTTAAATTGCACTTATAGGAATATCTGCATTCAATAA